In Lineus longissimus chromosome 7, tnLinLong1.2, whole genome shotgun sequence, a genomic segment contains:
- the LOC135491120 gene encoding protein shifted-like isoform X1 — MEHNSILAWTLTFSLCGLTCSYVSEQRLSMWIDENVIEEFFDIPMDIYIIQDGQVIPFLKNPKFFDQLPPIPARVERIRLTWQAGRSTYWYYFAELLSMDTMMLYDPLLSIPVSGLISGEQASFEVAIPCTGRKKGIASLHIKLHITDAWAKPIDGSPLQLRMRKECAVHGNLVKKESLYLSCDSKCENGGRCNEHGDCECRQGYHGSFCELALCEPRCMNNGQCISPGVCACPDGYTGNTCEIARFTCRPTCLNNGVCIGYNQCKCQDGYIGHTCHIPVCRKICGPHGRCVEADLCHCDFGWHGNDCTKRKSQVKATGVKAAALKVKAKDRKQTKKLNLDKKRRRKRGKRGHKSQASRIRRKLRRMKRERRKQKREQEAALAAAKKKD, encoded by the exons ATGGAGCACAATTCGATATTAGCGTGGACTCTGACTTTCTCTCTGTGTGGATTAACTTGTTCTTACGTTTCTGAGCAGAGACTTTCCATGTGGATAGATGAAAATGTAATTGAAGAGTTTTTTG ATATTCCCATGGACATATACATCATCCAAGATGGTCAAGTTATTCCGTTTTTgaaaaatccaaaattctttGATCAGCTTCCGCCCATTCCTGCCCGAGTGGAACGGATACGACTGACATGGCAAGCAGGCCGTTCAACG TACTGGTATTATTTCGCCGAGCTTCTTTCGATGGACACAATGATGTTATATGATCCGTTATTGAGTATCCCCGTCAGTGGCCTCATCTCAGGGGAGCAAGCTA GTTTTGAAGTTGCCATTCCATGTACAGGGCGAAAAAAGGGCATCGCCAGCCTGCATATAAAACTACATATCACAGATGCCTGGGCTAAGCCGATAGATGGCTCACCTCTACAGCTCAGAATGAGGAAAGAATGCGCCGTCCATGGAAATTTAG TCAAAAAAGAGAGTTTGTACCTGAGCTGTGATTCCAAGTGTGAAAATGGCGGCCGATGCAATGAACACGGCGACTGCGAGTGTCGCCAAGGGTACCACGGAAGCTTCTGTGAATTAG CGTTATGTGAACCGAGATGTATGAACAATGGGCAGTGTATATCACCTGGAGTCTGCGCATGCCCGGACGGTTACACCGGAAACACGTGTGAAATAGCGAGAT TTACGTGTCGGCCAACCTGCCTCAACAATGGTGTATGTATTGGATATAATCAATGTAAATGCCAAGATGGCTACATAGGACACACGTGTCACATAC CCGTGTGCCGCAAGATATGTGGTCCACACGGGCGCTGCGTGGAGGCTGACCTCTGCCACTGCGACTTCGGCTGGCACGGCAACGACTGCACGAAACGTAAGTCCCAGGTCAAAGCCACTGGGGTCAAGGCCGCCGCGTTGAAGGTCAAGGCCAAAGACAGGAAGCAAACGAAAAAACTTAACCTGGATAAAAAGCGCCGTCGTAAGCGCGGAAAACGTG gtcacaagagtCAAGCTTCGCGGATCCGGCGGAAGTTACGGCGGATGAAACGGGAGCGACGAAAACAGAAACGGGAACAAGAGGCCGCACTGGCCGCCGCGAAAAAGAAGGACTAA
- the LOC135491655 gene encoding methyltransferase-like protein 27, with amino-acid sequence MQDRQNNKMSCESDATLFASDASKTDVITLTDAITREGISNEEVIKIYETWASTYDQHVETAHNQSYNNAIGEIRKLGLKKDVRIMDIACGTGRLGEELAKIGFTNLDGLDGSQEMLEKAKERNIYNRLMTVLFGAEPVRGIEDDTYGVCIAIGCFTVGHLESDCMQEIIRMTQPGGHVVMQISDHGLAGVAGFQETVDAHIAAKKWKLVSSTRITLYDNMEGTIFTFQVL; translated from the exons ATGCAGGACAGGCAG AATAACAAAATGTCTTGTGAATCCGACGCGACTCTATTCGCGTCAGATGCGAGTAAGACGGATGTCATAACCCTTACAGACGCCATTACACGTGAGGGAATCTCCAATGAAGAGGTCATCAAGATATATGAAACCTGGGCCAGTACATATGATCAA CACGTCGAAACCGCCCACAACCAAAGCTACAACAACGCCATCGGAGAAATCAGAAAGCTTGGTCTGAAGAAGGATGTTCGTATCATGGACATTGCTTGCGGTACGGGGAGACTTGGTGAAGAG TTGGCGAAAATTGGTTTCACCAATCTGGACGGACTCGACGGGAGTCAGGAGATGCTGGAGAAGGCCAAGGAGCGAAATATCTACAATCGGTTGATGACGGTATTGTTTGGGGCAGAGCCTGTTCGCGGCATTGAGGATG ATACATATGGTGTGTGTATAGCGATTGGATGCTTCACTGTGGGACATTTGGAGTCGGACTGTATGCAAGAGATCATCAGGATGACCCAGCCAG GTGGCCATGTTGTGATGCAGATCAGTGATCATGGACTGGCTGGCGTCGCTGGCTTCCAGGAAACAGTCGATGCCCACATCGCGGCGAAGAAATGGAAACTCGTCTCCAGCACGCGGATTACTCTTTACGACAACATGGAGGGGACAATATTCACCTTCCAAGTgttatga
- the LOC135491654 gene encoding tubulin alpha-8 chain-like isoform X1, which produces MLSPSRNMRECISVHVGQAGVQIGNACWELYCLEHGMGPDGLIPEGSENISGTSDDSFTTFFTETNSGKHVPRAVYVDLEPSVIDEVRTGSYRQLFHPEQLINGKEDAANNYARGHYTVGKEIVDMVMDRVRKMADQCIGLQGFLIFHSFGGGTGSGFSSLLMERLSVDYGKKSKLQFAVYPAPQISTAVVEPYNSILTTHTTLEHSDCAFMVDNEAIYDICRRNLDIERPTYQNLNRLIGQIVSSITASLRFDGALNVDLTEFQTNLVPYPRIHFPLVTYAPIVSAEKAYHEQLSVPEITNACFDPVNQMVKCDPRQGKYMACCMLYRGDVVPKDVNAAIANIKTKRTIQFVDWCPTGFKVGINYQPPTVVPGGDLAKVQRAVCMISNTTAIAEAWARLDHKFDLMYAKRAFVHWYVGEGMEEGEFSEAREDVAALEKDYEEVGLESMENGVEGDEEGEY; this is translated from the exons ATGCTCAGCCCTTCAAGGAACATG cGTGAATGTATATCGGTGCACGTCGGCCAAGCCGGGGTGCAAATTGGCAATGCATGCTGGGAGCTGTACTGTTTGGAACATGGTATGGGACCAGATGGCCTCATTCCAGAAGGAAGTGAAAATATCTCCGGAACATCAGACGACTCTTTTACGACATTCTTCACCGAGACGAATTCCGGCAAACATGTCCCAAGGGCGGTCTATGTCGACCTGGAGCCGAGTGTGATTG ACGAGGTCCGGACAGGGTCGTATCGCCAGCTCTTCCACCCCGAGCAACTGATTAATGGTAAAGAGGACGCCGCCAATAACTATGCCAGGGGACATTATACAGTGGGCAAGGAAATTGTTGACATGGTCATGGATAGAGTCAGAAAGATG GCTGATCAGTGCATCGGGCTTCAAGGCTTCCTCATTTTTCACAGCTTTGGCGGCGGAACCGGTAGTGGGTTTTCGTCCCTCCTCATGGAGAGGTTGTCTGTCGACTACGGCAAGAAATCCAAATTACAGTTCGCGGTGTATCCAGCGCCCCAG ATTTCAACGGCTGTGGTAGAACCGTACAATTCGATATTGACCACGCACACCACTCTGGAACACTCCGACTGCGCCTTCATGGTCGACAACGAAGCCATCTACGACATCTGCCGCCGTAACCTTGACATCGAGCGACCTACCTACCAAAACCTGAACCGTCTGATTGGTCAGATCGTGTCCTCCATTACAGCCTCGTTGCGGTTTGATGGGGCCCTCAATGTGGATTTGACCGAGTTCCAAACCAATCTTGTCCCCTATCCAAGGATTCATTTCCCGTTGGTGACGTACGCACCAATTGTATCGG CTGAAAAGGCCTACCACGAGCAGCTGTCCGTCCCAGAGATCACCAATGCTTGTTTCGACCCGGTCAACCAGATGGTGAAGTGCGACCCACGCCAGGGCAAATACATGGCCTGCTGCATGCTGTACCGTGGCGATGTCGTACCGAAAGACGTCAACGCCGCCATTGCGAACATCAAGACGAAGCGCACCATACAGTTCGTTGACTGGTGCCCGACAGGTTTCAAGGTTGGAATCAATTACCAACCACCGACTGTTGttccag GTGGTGACCTTGCCAAGGTCCAGCGCGCCGTGTGCATGATCAGTAACACCACAGCCATAGCCGAAGCCTGGGCGAGACTCGACCACAAGTTCGACCTTATGTACGCGAAGAGAGCCTTCGTACATTGGTACGTCGGCGAAG gGATGGAGGAGGGGGAGTTCTCCGAGGCCCGGGAGGACGTGGCGGCTCTTGAGAAGGATTACGAAGAGGTCGGCCTCGAGTCTATGGAGAACGGCGTGGAGGGCGACGAGGAGGGGGAGTATTAA
- the LOC135491654 gene encoding tubulin alpha-8 chain-like isoform X2, which yields MRECISVHVGQAGVQIGNACWELYCLEHGMGPDGLIPEGSENISGTSDDSFTTFFTETNSGKHVPRAVYVDLEPSVIDEVRTGSYRQLFHPEQLINGKEDAANNYARGHYTVGKEIVDMVMDRVRKMADQCIGLQGFLIFHSFGGGTGSGFSSLLMERLSVDYGKKSKLQFAVYPAPQISTAVVEPYNSILTTHTTLEHSDCAFMVDNEAIYDICRRNLDIERPTYQNLNRLIGQIVSSITASLRFDGALNVDLTEFQTNLVPYPRIHFPLVTYAPIVSAEKAYHEQLSVPEITNACFDPVNQMVKCDPRQGKYMACCMLYRGDVVPKDVNAAIANIKTKRTIQFVDWCPTGFKVGINYQPPTVVPGGDLAKVQRAVCMISNTTAIAEAWARLDHKFDLMYAKRAFVHWYVGEGMEEGEFSEAREDVAALEKDYEEVGLESMENGVEGDEEGEY from the exons ATG cGTGAATGTATATCGGTGCACGTCGGCCAAGCCGGGGTGCAAATTGGCAATGCATGCTGGGAGCTGTACTGTTTGGAACATGGTATGGGACCAGATGGCCTCATTCCAGAAGGAAGTGAAAATATCTCCGGAACATCAGACGACTCTTTTACGACATTCTTCACCGAGACGAATTCCGGCAAACATGTCCCAAGGGCGGTCTATGTCGACCTGGAGCCGAGTGTGATTG ACGAGGTCCGGACAGGGTCGTATCGCCAGCTCTTCCACCCCGAGCAACTGATTAATGGTAAAGAGGACGCCGCCAATAACTATGCCAGGGGACATTATACAGTGGGCAAGGAAATTGTTGACATGGTCATGGATAGAGTCAGAAAGATG GCTGATCAGTGCATCGGGCTTCAAGGCTTCCTCATTTTTCACAGCTTTGGCGGCGGAACCGGTAGTGGGTTTTCGTCCCTCCTCATGGAGAGGTTGTCTGTCGACTACGGCAAGAAATCCAAATTACAGTTCGCGGTGTATCCAGCGCCCCAG ATTTCAACGGCTGTGGTAGAACCGTACAATTCGATATTGACCACGCACACCACTCTGGAACACTCCGACTGCGCCTTCATGGTCGACAACGAAGCCATCTACGACATCTGCCGCCGTAACCTTGACATCGAGCGACCTACCTACCAAAACCTGAACCGTCTGATTGGTCAGATCGTGTCCTCCATTACAGCCTCGTTGCGGTTTGATGGGGCCCTCAATGTGGATTTGACCGAGTTCCAAACCAATCTTGTCCCCTATCCAAGGATTCATTTCCCGTTGGTGACGTACGCACCAATTGTATCGG CTGAAAAGGCCTACCACGAGCAGCTGTCCGTCCCAGAGATCACCAATGCTTGTTTCGACCCGGTCAACCAGATGGTGAAGTGCGACCCACGCCAGGGCAAATACATGGCCTGCTGCATGCTGTACCGTGGCGATGTCGTACCGAAAGACGTCAACGCCGCCATTGCGAACATCAAGACGAAGCGCACCATACAGTTCGTTGACTGGTGCCCGACAGGTTTCAAGGTTGGAATCAATTACCAACCACCGACTGTTGttccag GTGGTGACCTTGCCAAGGTCCAGCGCGCCGTGTGCATGATCAGTAACACCACAGCCATAGCCGAAGCCTGGGCGAGACTCGACCACAAGTTCGACCTTATGTACGCGAAGAGAGCCTTCGTACATTGGTACGTCGGCGAAG gGATGGAGGAGGGGGAGTTCTCCGAGGCCCGGGAGGACGTGGCGGCTCTTGAGAAGGATTACGAAGAGGTCGGCCTCGAGTCTATGGAGAACGGCGTGGAGGGCGACGAGGAGGGGGAGTATTAA
- the LOC135491120 gene encoding protein shifted-like isoform X2: MEHNSILAWTLTFSLCGLTCSYVSEQRLSMWIDENVIEEFFDIPMDIYIIQDGQVIPFLKNPKFFDQLPPIPARVERIRLTWQAGRSTYWYYFAELLSMDTMMLYDPLLSIPVSGLISGEQASFEVAIPCTGRKKGIASLHIKLHITDAWAKPIDGSPLQLRMRKECAVHGNLVKKESLYLSCDSKCENGGRCNEHGDCECRQGYHGSFCELALCEPRCMNNGQCISPGVCACPDGYTGNTCEIARFTCRPTCLNNGVCIGYNQCKCQDGYIGHTCHIPVCRKICGPHGRCVEADLCHCDFGWHGNDCTKRHKSQASRIRRKLRRMKRERRKQKREQEAALAAAKKKD, encoded by the exons ATGGAGCACAATTCGATATTAGCGTGGACTCTGACTTTCTCTCTGTGTGGATTAACTTGTTCTTACGTTTCTGAGCAGAGACTTTCCATGTGGATAGATGAAAATGTAATTGAAGAGTTTTTTG ATATTCCCATGGACATATACATCATCCAAGATGGTCAAGTTATTCCGTTTTTgaaaaatccaaaattctttGATCAGCTTCCGCCCATTCCTGCCCGAGTGGAACGGATACGACTGACATGGCAAGCAGGCCGTTCAACG TACTGGTATTATTTCGCCGAGCTTCTTTCGATGGACACAATGATGTTATATGATCCGTTATTGAGTATCCCCGTCAGTGGCCTCATCTCAGGGGAGCAAGCTA GTTTTGAAGTTGCCATTCCATGTACAGGGCGAAAAAAGGGCATCGCCAGCCTGCATATAAAACTACATATCACAGATGCCTGGGCTAAGCCGATAGATGGCTCACCTCTACAGCTCAGAATGAGGAAAGAATGCGCCGTCCATGGAAATTTAG TCAAAAAAGAGAGTTTGTACCTGAGCTGTGATTCCAAGTGTGAAAATGGCGGCCGATGCAATGAACACGGCGACTGCGAGTGTCGCCAAGGGTACCACGGAAGCTTCTGTGAATTAG CGTTATGTGAACCGAGATGTATGAACAATGGGCAGTGTATATCACCTGGAGTCTGCGCATGCCCGGACGGTTACACCGGAAACACGTGTGAAATAGCGAGAT TTACGTGTCGGCCAACCTGCCTCAACAATGGTGTATGTATTGGATATAATCAATGTAAATGCCAAGATGGCTACATAGGACACACGTGTCACATAC CCGTGTGCCGCAAGATATGTGGTCCACACGGGCGCTGCGTGGAGGCTGACCTCTGCCACTGCGACTTCGGCTGGCACGGCAACGACTGCACGAAAC gtcacaagagtCAAGCTTCGCGGATCCGGCGGAAGTTACGGCGGATGAAACGGGAGCGACGAAAACAGAAACGGGAACAAGAGGCCGCACTGGCCGCCGCGAAAAAGAAGGACTAA